GCTTGTGGACATTTTCTCGCCGCCGCGCGAGGACTTCTCCAAGCAATCGGGTTGGGTGTTAAATGGCGATGAGTATCCCATGCCGGGCGAATAGCCGATGGGACATGCAGGCATCGCCGTGATGCAGCGCTCGGCATACGCTCGGCGTAATGCAGCATGATTGCCGGCTGAGAACGCGGAGGCTGCAGGGTTGGATCAGATGGCAGGGCCGGTCAGGGAAGCAGCGAGGGGCAACGGCATCCAGGCGGTGGAGTTTGCGCTCCACATTCTGGAATATATCGCCCAGCACCATGCGTCCGTCGGCGTTTCCGAGCTGGCCCGCGCCTTCGGCACAACCAAGAGCCGCATCCACCGCCATCTGCAGACCCTGGTCAGCGCCGGCTATCTCGTGCGCGACCCGGATACGGAGCGATACAATGTCAGCGCCCGGCTGGTCGCCCTGGGGCAGGCGGTCAGCGAAAGCTTCGATCTTGCGGCGGTGGGCCGGCCGATCGCGCGCGAGCTGCGCGATCAGCTGGGCAATGCAGTGGCGATAAGCCAGCCGGACCGCGAGGGCATCCGGATCATTCTCATCATTCCCAGCCGGTCGAACATCGAAGTCGCGGTGAAGCCCGGCTCCGTGCTGCACTATCATGCGAGCGCCCAGGGGAAGGTGAGCCTGGCCTTCGGCGATCCGCAGCTGCTGGAGCAGGTGATCGAGCGGGGCCTGACCATGATCACGCCCTACACGATCAGCGACCCGGCCAGGCTGCGGGAGGAAATCGAGGCGACGCGGAAACGCCGGTGGGCGGCAGCGCCGAACGAGGCGATGATCGGGCTCAATGCGCTTGCCGCACCGATCTTCGATGCCCTGGGCAACTTTGCCGGCTCGATCGCCCTCACCGATTCCGTGCAGTTCATCCCGGAGACGCCGACTGCGCAGCAGGTGGAGGCGCTGTTGCACGCGGCCGGCAGGATATCCGAGGAAATG
This window of the Rhodoligotrophos defluvii genome carries:
- a CDS encoding IclR family transcriptional regulator; amino-acid sequence: MAGPVREAARGNGIQAVEFALHILEYIAQHHASVGVSELARAFGTTKSRIHRHLQTLVSAGYLVRDPDTERYNVSARLVALGQAVSESFDLAAVGRPIARELRDQLGNAVAISQPDREGIRIILIIPSRSNIEVAVKPGSVLHYHASAQGKVSLAFGDPQLLEQVIERGLTMITPYTISDPARLREEIEATRKRRWAAAPNEAMIGLNALAAPIFDALGNFAGSIALTDSVQFIPETPTAQQVEALLHAAGRISEEMGNRSMNRDGGQASRGRLKPAGR